The DNA segment CCTCTTCCTTACAGTACTATTTCGTAACgacatggacggaacggggctatGTATATCTCTCAATTAAGGTTCGATTGAGCTTTGTTCTTGATtgcaaagcgcattcgaacctgattagtgtgattaacgaactagcaccgttacgcctatatagttagcagttctagtagcgctctaaaaaagaacaaaagtgcaatatagaaaaacggaccgaTGTCATCACCTCCTCGTCCTCCTGGATGCCGGCGTTGCGAGACAGTGGCGCCATGCAGACGCACGACGCCGCAGCCAAGGCACAACGTATCACCTTACTCGAAGGAAACGAAACGAGGCCCGTACCGGCGACGTGGCCTTTGTAATTACAAAGTGCAGTCGAACTTAAAAGCACTGGCCACTGCCGCGATaaaacctcccattgctaaccgaAAAAACGCCGTATATCTACTCCCGTCGTCTACCGTAAGTACTCCGTATTTTTTAGGTCGAAAAGGGTGAAAAGATACCCCAAATCTGCTCCCGTTTCCAACCGCAACTACTCTGTATTTTTGGGGGTGAAAATACACCCAAGATCTGCTCCCATTGGCAACTGAAAGtgttccacattttttttttgtttcggtgAGCATTACCCAAAATCTAACGGAGTATATCGGACCTCGATCGGGGAGGTTGATAGAGGACAAGGCCGTTTACTCCAATCTGGGTTgtttcgtgtttagtgtgtacgcCCACAAGCGGCGCGCTAAGATGAATGAGAATGTATTCGACGCGGATTACCTTGCTTGAGAAGGATGGGAGTCAGGTGATGCCTGTGGCTCCAAGCACGGAGGAAAGCAAATAAAATTCTGAAACAGAGAAGAGGAAGCGCAGTGCAGGGAAGATAACAGCCGCGGTGGCCCAGCGTTTGGCTGTAGAgtcgaaggtcgtgggtttgaTTCCGGCAGCGGCGACTGCATTTCGTTGGATGCGAAGTGCAAAAGATGCCAGTGTAGCGAGGTTTCGGTGCACTCATAAAGAATCTCAAATGGCCGAGATTATTCCAGAGGCCTTCACTACAACGTTTCTCATGATTCATAATCTCCAGTGTTTCTTTGGGGCGTAGAAAAACCCAGTAACCTATCCAGACATGGATTACAGAGTGTCGAAAACAGCCATTACAAACATGTTCATGTGTCTCCAGAGAAGCACCATGCTCCTTCGTGCTTTGCATAGACCAGCAGTTGCTTTCACATGTGCTACGTCATGTCGGCAAGTAGCTATTGTCATGGAATCCACGGATGGGAGTCACCTTTttagagtacaaaaaaaaaaacaactccttCAGGTTCGGAGTTAGTGCTGCCGCAGAGCAGTCTAGGTCGGGCGCATTTTTAGCAGAATGTATGTGTGCTTTTACGCACAGCACGCCACAGCATAAATCATACACGTTCGTGGAGCTGCTCAAAAATATTGGATCTGGTGTTCGAGCCGTTACTTGCTTGTCTTCGTTCGACACAGAGCAGTTCTCCATTACAGCAAGTAATAGTGGAGATTATTAGTCACTTTACAAAGTTTGTGCCACTTGGACGCGTTGCCTATTCCAAAATCGGCGAGTGCAAGAGAGCGCGGCGCTCCCTCAGCCACCGCCATATTACAATGCTCCGTGGGATGTCACAAACCGGCGCATATACCGCCGCATCGTCTGCAATATCGGCTACGATATGCGCCTGCCAAACTTCAGTACACGCGATCTAGTGTGAGCATTGTAGCACGCACAAGTAGCAAAATGAAGTAAGCATGATTGAGTATGGCCACTTTTGATGTTGCACCTAAAGGCTGATCATCTTTGCTTTGTTTCCAAACTTTACATTGTATTCTGCCTTTCGCAACTTAAAATCTGAAAGAACGTGAAGTCAAACAAGTTTCCCTGCGCTAGCTAGGATTCCAGAAACTGCCATGAAAAGAAACAAGTTGCCCGCAGAGAGAGACTAGCCATTGCGCAAGTCTGAATTTATGGGCTACCTGTGCCTCGGCCACGGGCTGCGAGACGAAGATGTACGCACTCCATAGATGTCACGGAGAACTGCCGAGCACCCACTGCGAAATAAGTTTACGTCAAACAGAGAGACGATTTACATCTTCCAGCTTCTTAAGCCATTCTTTTCGGCGGACAGCCAGTCTatatgcgaaagaaaaaaaaaggcaaagaaacCATGCAACCACACTCAAAAGTAGTGCAGCTGCGAGTATGGCCTTCGGGCGCAACGCACCTGCGTCAGGAGCGGAAGTATATTGGTTATAGGAGATCGTCGTGTCTTCCGGGAGGCTGTTGCGTTTGCAGCCATACCTACGAGTGTGAGTACAGTCGCCAGcgaaagtttacgggatgcgtaTGGTCTGGAACAAATTTATTGTAACGCTGCCCGGAGACCGAGTGGCCTGGTATTGAGATTAGCGGGTGGAGCATGCACGTGCTCTTATGCTTGCGGGGTTTTCAGAGATTGGCTCGCGAAATTGCGtcgaataactttttttttttttgctgcgcgccCACACCCCGTAAacgtttgctgacgactgtgtactcaTTGCATGCAGTCTTTAGAGGCCTCAAAAGCTCGGTCTCTGGACAAAATGACTGCTTCCATTTTACACACACGCGCTTGTAAGCGCTCGCTCGTCTGTGCCTCTTTCGCGGGGTAAACAAGACACGAGTACAATGGTTTAAGTGCCACTAAAGCGTGTTGCAAAGAAGCTTAGATGCCCCGCCGTGGATCACTAACGCAGCTCAAATAGGACTGGACTTGCTGCAGGCAGCAGACAAGAAGCATGCTACTGGCTTTGCTCCTGGACGCACAATGCAACGCACTTAGCGCGAAACGTTCACATTTTTCTTACGGATATCCCGAGAAAAACGAACTGACAAATGCATCTTGTTAATGAATTGCTGGCTAATCTCACTCTCGTTCTAGGGCTCGAAATACGGCAGACGGTAAATGAAACATTTGTCCAAAACTGGCGACAGCGTGTCGCTGATGAAGACCGTTTTACGAGGCAACAAACCGAGGAGGATGCAAACTATATCAGCTGGAACGTATCCCACGTTATATGTGCGGAGAACAGGGCTTCCGCTCCGTCGAAACACCTTCCGTTCTTGCTTCCGAATGGAAAGCAGGTAAGAAAAGAAACCGCGCTCTCGCGGAGCCCGGAAAACGAGGAAACTAAGGACAGCAAGAGTCCGGACCGTGCGCGCGTAAGGTACCTCTCTAGCACTTTTTTCCGGAAGacgaaggagggagggaaaatagaagaaaaaacacGTAGCGGAAAAGCACGCGGGACCCGCGCAAAACAAGACGGAGAGGAGGAGGCCCTCAGACAGACAAAAGAAACACCGGGCAAGTGGTGCGCGCGCCGAAAGACGGAGGACATCAATTTCTCGGGACGGGCCTGAAAGAAACAAGTTGATGCATGACTCGGCCCTGAGTGATCAATAACGAGAGCGGCCGTGAGCGATGGCCGCTCCGCCGCAGAGCGAATCTCTTGGCAGCTTCCGGATATATGCTGCCGCCGCCGGCGCTGCCAGGGAGCGTGCGGGCGCGCGGATGCGAGGCAGCGCCCCGGCGGGATGAATGAGCGCCGCCTCCGGTCACGCacgcgcagcgcgccggcgaaaaCGGATGCCTCGCGCGGCCGGGACCGACTGGCGAGGCGCGCCCCACAGGCCTCCTCAGACGCCGCTAAGCGTGGGACTCGCCAGGGGAACGCTCACGCCGAACACGCCCGGCAGATGCCGGCGAAGAGAGGATCGTCACGTCACATCGCGAGCGGAGACTGCCAGAAATACCTCCGCCGAGAGAATTTCAGACTGATTTCCAGGCGTGTGCTCCCAATGACCTCCCTGAACACTGAGAAGGCCCTTTGAAGAAATTTCAAGAATTATTCGCGGAGATTTCCAGGCAAACATCCATACTGGCGCATCTAGCGGTGGTTGCTGCATTATGTCCCCAGGCCGGCAGctttgtaaatatgtaaatactTATTTGCTCAGTGTATTTATCGATTGTGTACGGCATgttgtttgcattcctctttatcGTGACCTGTAGAAGATATGCTTGCCTCGCTTTTCTTCCCACGTGTTTCATGGCATAGCTATGTTTTTGCATTGCTCTCTTTTTAGCGTACCACTGAGTTTAGTATAACCAgagtccttcaatttttttttttccttttgcctccgcggtggctcagtggttatggcgctcggctgccggcccgaaagacgcgggttcgatcccggccgcggcggtcgaatttcgatggaggcgaaattctagaggcccgtgtgctgtgcgatgtcagtgcacgtagaagaaccccaggtggtcgaaatttccggagcccttcactacggcgtccctcatagcccgagtcgctttgggacgttaaacacccataaaccttcAATGCTTTTTTTGGTCACGAAACTTCCGCCTCAGTTTCATATAGGGTCAGCACTGGCCGCTAGAGGCGCCGCTGGGCACTTAAGGGCACCGAGCCGCggcggagccgcctgcccggccCAGGCGGCTTTACATCACGGGAGGTATTTGCACCCAATTTGTCGAAAATTTCAGCGACAGTCGGTTTAGCTTTCCTTCCAGTCTAGTCTAACAACAATATGACGACCTTCCATCAGAGAGCCGCAGTGAAGGAAATGATGACGCAACGACGTGCAGATACTTCTCTGAAGCGGACGATTTGTGTGGCACTGCGCAGCTTCTTGTTTATTCTGAACTGCCCCTGTTAGATTTTTAAACGTGATGCGGCGCACTAACGCCTAGCAGACGATGTTGCCAGAAGAAAGCGATACGCGCTACGAGGACAGTTGCTTGTCTGCTGTcttcgcatcgttgttttcgatcTCAAATCTTGAAGCGCGTAAGCGCTAGCTTGCAGTTGGCGAACTATGAGCAGAAACATGACCGCAGTCCCCATTCAACACCTCCTAACTGTGGTCTGACAGCTCACGCGTGAGTCCGCTTTCAAGAGGCGTATATGTAGCCGGCAGTGGAAGCGCAGTGGCGGACAGAGCGTTTGGGCTAGTCGATGCGTGCGGACGGGAGCGTGCATCAGGCAAGGATGCGATCGGCTAGCGATCGGGACTCTGATCAGGACCAACCATGTCAACCCTCGTTACACCGTGGCCCCGCGAGGAGCCAACGTCAGGCTCTGGTCCCAACGTCCTCGACACTGAATCAGCCCCGCAACGACCTACCTGCAGCCCTACCCTCCTTCGAGTAGCAGATCGCCATCCCTGCAGCTAGGCACCCGCTTCCCCTCTTTATTGACCTCTCTTTTGTTTTCCTCCATACATACGTCTCTTTCAATTATTTTGCGAGCTAACGCCTTTTAAGTCCTTATTGTTGTTGTCACTAGTTCTGTAGTTGTTACCATTGAAGGACTCTGTTATTACTCTGATGTCTCATACCCCAAACTGTTACATTTAACTCGTCTGCATTTGTTCAGTTGCGTATTCGTTAGTGCCCCATCTTCTGTAACTTGGGCTCCTTTTTAAGCTGCTGTAACAGTGCACTGTTATTAGCAGGCATCTGTGTTACTAACTGCGTACATCTCATGCGTACGGTCAGCGGCTCATCAGTCGTGGACCATATCTCTGATCTGTGTGTCTGAACTTAATTTTTCTTGGATGCTAAGAGGAGCTGTTGGTAGTTCTCCCACCCCAGAATTCTATATGATTGCCTCAGTAGGCGTATTAGCCTAATTAATTTGCAAATTCCTAGGTGGCAATTTGCCACTGACCCAGCCTATTTTTAATGCTCCTCACAATGCAGTTCACAAACTGTATTTTATTTATAATGCTCACACCATCAAAAATCTATCAAGAATTACAAACAATATCTACATAGTTTTGCACCATCGGAtccagtctgcaaaaaaaaaagaaaaagaaatagcgcCTATACACAGTAGGCATAAGAAAACTAAATATGATTAACTAATGAAACGCAATAACAAGTCGGTGTTAACAGAGAGGCGTGTTTAATATGTAAAGAGAGGAAAATATGATTATACAGCTGTCATCAGGCATTCATCATCAACATTCTTCATCAACCTCCAACGGGTCTTGACCAAACTTTCCAACCAATACATAACGAAACCCAGATAACAGGAGGTTCTCCACAAGTGAAAGAGTGCTGATAAGGTTATTCGAAGAGCCTTACGTGTGGGCTTGCTGAGAAAACACACCTGCCTCTGTTTTGGAAGCTCTTCTATGTGCTTGCAGCAGCTATCAAGCCATGCAACATTCTCTTTCAAAATCTGGAAGATAAACATGTGTAAGCTCAATAATAAAACAAGAGAAACATTCCCCACAAAACATTGGCATACGTATATCTTACAGCAATGTGTTCAGCTTCAGTGTACTGGACGTGCTCTGGCCTTCGAGAATTCAAAGCGTCAATAAGGCTGTTCCTTCTCCTAGTGAAATCTGATGTCACTGTAGACCCATGCAGCTTCTTGCAGGCGTCATGCTTGCTGTAAAATTCCATAGCTGTGGCAGTGGACGCACTGAACAGctggaaaggaaaaaaactcGCCCAGGTTACATGTCCAGCATTGCTCAGAGACAAACAGTAATTCGATATATTCATCCATATGTGCATGAAGAATGTTTCACCCGAACCGCAAGTTTCACACTCATTTTCTGGAAGGCATTTGGGTGTACATGGGCTTTTGTGAGCTTTGGGACAGCACGGAGTCCAGCCTGTTGCTCCTCGTACTCCAAGAGTTCCTTATAATAATGATGGTATACTTCTGGTAATTGCGGTACCTATGAAGTGAGAAAAGAGTTCCTGGTGAAAAAATAATTTGTGCACGCCTATACGGCGCAAATAATAATGTTCCCCATACCAGAAACTTTCCGACTTTCTGCAAATTATTTCTGATGCACTTTATTATGTGGGGTGGATCAATGATGCAGTGTATATCCTTTGATGAGTCACAAGTGTTCTGGAATGATGTTGACGGGTGTTCCATTCCACCATTTATGCCTACAAGAAGCACATACGTTTTATGAGGGAATCATGTTTCACAGTAATATTTAACAAGCTGTCTTACAAGTGAAATTAATGTGATGCCTGATAATTACCCAGGGACCTCAAGGCGGATCGATTGCTTGTTGAGTTGTCACATGTGACTGCATCAACAACGACACCAGAATTCAACAGGTGTGCAATGCACTCAAGAAGTAGTTTTGCAATGACAGAGCCAGGAGAAGCACTAGAGGCACATAATGTTCCAACTGTTTTTGACCATCCACCAAGAAAAGGTCGAAACAGAAACACCAACACATGGTCAGCATCTTTTTCTTGATCCCCTGGCCGGGTGTGCTCCCCTAAGTTCACTTTCCCCAAAACTTTCATGTCAGATTCTCTACCATGTAGGCTCTTTTGTACACTCATCTCGTCGAACATGAGTACACCTGCAGAGAAAAATGTTTTTATAGAAGCCTACTTGAGTAAGGCACATGCAGAGCATAAAATGTGAAAAATAACGCCAAACCTCGTTGTTCTCTCTCGGGGACTTCTTGCAGTGTCTCTTTCAGCAGAGTGAACAAGCTAgcatcaaacccaaagtctgccTTTAAGTTCTTCATATATGAGTAGAGGGTGCGTGGGTTGGGCAAAGGCAGAAATCCGTCTTCATGAAGGAAAGTATAGGCCGCAGTTGAATCAATTTTCAACAGTAGACAGTCACAAAGCCATTCCTTCTTATACCTATTGGGGAAAGGTTGCAGAGCGTTTTGCATTCATGATCATACCATCAAATGTATTTACGTGCAAGATGCAAATGCATTAAGGAAATCAAGCAGAGAGGCCAAACGCGTGCCTATGCCACGACATGTGCCCTTTACAAGCCACTATAACAAGCAGGTGCCCACCACCAAAGTCAAAGTAGAGAATTTTCAATCTTACACAGAAAGGCTGCAAAATTATTTCGCATTCATTGGCATGCTGTGAACTCAGACGCCTAGAAATTTTGCCCGGTGCAATACACAATGCAATCACATAAAGACAACCAGATGGGTGACAGGCAAACATGCCAATTAAACTCCAGAATGCTTCAGTGCACGCGTTGAAGGAAATGTAGCACGTATGTTTGACCTGTGCATCATAGAACTGACTGCAAAGCACCAAAGCTTTTTATGTCTCACGTCATTCAGCTACATTGAGGGTTTTGCAAGCATGGTTGTAACATATGCCAGCACATGCACACAAGCCATTTTGGACTGGCAATCTAGAGAAGGAAACCACAGTACACAGGAAACTTGTCAGCATTCCTTAATTTTGCAAATGTATCGCCAAGAATTCAttattttctttaactacaaaagCCATTCTTGGTGTATTCGAAAGTGCATACTATATAGGATAACAAGGAGGCTAACAGGATGTGGACACGTGAATACAAACAACTGCCTCAGTCTGCAGCATCAGTTATTTAGCAGACTGCATGTGTGTTCTGGTGACATTCACTGTTATGGTCAATGATGAACGCAGTTATCAATACAAAAAATGTCATTTCACATTGAAAGAAGATACATTTCCCTAGCTCGACTGAAATCTGACAGGTCGCAGATTGAAATAATATAGATTATGCGTATTATTCCTTCTATGACCAAATAGTAACACAAACTAGTAAAAAGCAGGAGACTCCTTCGATATTTAATGCACAGAGCGCATTTGACACTTACCGAACAGCTCTCGCAGACTTTGCGTTTGCCTTCATCGCGTtctgatgaaacaccaactttCCGCGTTCCGAGAGCTTCCCAACGCTCTGGTGAAGCCTCTGGAGCCTTTTAACCTCGACTTTCAAAGTCGCCACCTTTTTCTGGCAGTGCGACAGAAAATAAGGCTACAAACAATGCTTACCGTCAATGTCGTTACCCGCGAGCGCAGGATCAGTCGCAGACAAGCACGCTTCGGCCGCATCTTGAATCGGCAGGCTGGAACACGATAACTCGCGACGTCATTTGACCTGTTTCCGAGCTACTGGCGACCGCCTAACGTGGTTCGGACTTTGTGAAATAGCCTGGAAGGCCTTCAAAAATCCTTGGGATAGCGTCAGGGCGGAGCGCCGGCCTCCCCCGCTGCAATGATAACCGCGTCTCCGTTCCCAGCGAATTCCTCGACACGAATGATGTCCGCAGCGTGAAACTGCTTTTCTCAAACACGCGCATATTTAGAATCAAAACTGAAGTCACGAGTTTCTTCCCGAGGTATTGCACGCTTACATTTTTCCAACAGCTCCTTGTCAGCGAAACAACGAGATCTTCTCTGTCACGCCTTTGTAGCCGGAACGGCACCCTCGTACGCAACAAGTGTTCGGCATGGTGCCACGCACACTTGTTACATGATGTCAACGCGCAACACAACAGCAGACGTCGAAATTCGCACTGAAATTGCCTGCGGCGACGCTTCCAGACCGGTCGCGACAGTGCTGAGTTCGCCGAACAATGCCCTTCAGTGCCCGGTGGCGCCGCGGCGCGGCAGGCGCGGGCGGTATATGAACCTCTCCCATAGCGTGACGGAGGAGTTTCGTGACCAGAAAAAGCATTGAAAGACTCTGGTATAACTTGTAAAGCGCGAGCTCTGGGCGGAACGGACTCCGGGCAAGTTGGTTGCGCTAGCAGCACGATGTGACAGACAAAAATGCGAAGGGAGGATTTAAGGAGGGGGAAGGGGGCGGGGATGGGATGGGAAGCGATCGCTTTCCCAGAGCGAAATCTTCCATGGGAAAGCCATGTTCGCCTTACATTTTGCATTCACGAAGGGAGTTCAAGAAAAGCACTGTGCAAATCGGACTGGTTCCGTTGCTCTCTTGACAAAAGTTCCCATAAACCCGCATCTGAAGATTACATGTCTCTCCTTTCGAAACCTGTCAGTTGATGGTGAATTGGTGAATTGATAGATAATGGATAATGAATTGACAGAAAATGGTAAATTTATAGATAACACCGTGAAGTTTTACGgattatttaaataaatataaagaaataaaaatttagcATAGTGGCCATTGCCACCACACCATTTCAGAAGGGACgctcccgtccgtccgtccgtccgtccatccgtccatccatccatccatccatccatccatccatccatccatccatccatccatccatccatccatccatccatccatccatccatccatccatccatccatccatccatccatccatccatccatccatccatccatccatccattggaGCGCGCTCCACCTCCACACATAGCTTACTATATTTGCTCGATTCTGACACGCCCTTCGAAACTATTTTCgaaaactttttcgaaaatattTTTATGAAACTGAACACGACTTCAAATGGCGACGGTGGCATTAAGAGACTTTTCTTGCTCCTTACGCGAGTGATGACAGAGAACTGCTAGGTTGCAGGACTGCGCCACAGATGGTCGACGTTAATTAATTCCGGAAGTTGCCTGAAGTATTACGCAAGGCTAGTTGAGCCTTTAATTTACAACCTCAATCTCAGCCTCGTGGTCTGTTCAGGCCTGTTAACC comes from the Amblyomma americanum isolate KBUSLIRL-KWMA chromosome 1, ASM5285725v1, whole genome shotgun sequence genome and includes:
- the LOC144117738 gene encoding uncharacterized protein LOC144117738, encoding MTDEYAVQAGVRGEVYGETVAKKKVATLKVEVKRLQRLHQSVGKLSERGKLVFHQNAMKANAKSARAVRYKKEWLCDCLLLKIDSTAAYTFLHEDGFLPLPNPRTLYSYMKNLKADFGFDASLFTLLKETLQEVPEREQRGVLMFDEMSVQKSLHGRESDMKVLGKVNLGEHTRPGDQEKDADHVLVFLFRPFLGGWSKTVGTLCASSASPGSVIAKLLLECIAHLLNSGVVVDAVTCDNSTSNRSALRSLGDDSNGQIPPEARNRTNSMDSDRKVSARQPWLLRKEGVSSLEIRARLVAVYGEQAASLRTVFYRVEGWKAGRKSSAMGPALDGRQL